The sequence below is a genomic window from Oreochromis niloticus isolate F11D_XX linkage group LG3, O_niloticus_UMD_NMBU, whole genome shotgun sequence.
acaacaaaagtaaACAGGAACCAAGGAGAGCTGGGGACTGTTCCCAACACTGAACACTCTTCACACTTCAAAGAATACATTATATAATTTCTCCTCTTTAATATAATGTTTTTGATATTAAAGGACAGTTGAGTTAAGGCCACTGCGTTTCTAACCAATCTGCCACTCCTGAAACTAAGAATtgcaaatgttattttaaagcaATGATGCTTTTGCTGCTATCATAACATTGTTCTGAAAATGTTTCACTAGATagaaacagctttttaaaaacacacgcTACCACATCTTGTGGCATTCTGCCTTTCGGCCCCTTTGCCCTTTTGTTCATTGACATTCCCCAGACTTACCTGGTGTGGCAGTGACTAAGATTGGGTAAACTGTCCCAACAGTTACGGAACAGATCAATACAAGTGGGGGAGGACGCCTACGCATGTGCAGAGATGGAGGATAAATATGTGGTAAAGTCAAATGTCTGGGAGAGAAAAGGCAGTCTGGACAGAGTGTGACAAGACTAACTTCATAAAGTACACCATGAAGATACTGCTGTTggtttatctgtgtgtgtatgtcgcCTGGGCACAGGACCTTGAGTTTGATAACGAAGAGGATGATGACTTGGTGAGTATGTGTCTAAAGTGGAAACGTTTTTATATCACAAATCTTTTTGATTAATTCCTTTGATGAAAGGACACAgtcaataaaatatattaaacttACTTTCATAGTGTATCAGTTAGTTTTTAAAAGAGTGTACACTGTGTAAAGATCTATGTTTAAAATTTCAGCTGTGTTATTACCAAAATATCTACCTgtctatctgttatgttataaaatacatttcttcACAAATCGGGTCTATTTTTACTGAGAAATGCTAGACTTGAAAAAATGcattgcttgttttgttttatttttatttatgtatttattttggttGGGTTTATCTTTTATTCGCTTTGCACATATTAGAACTTCTCAACTCTAATTCTCAATGGACAAATGGTGCTAAAACATAGATtacacataatttaaaaaaaataagatctACGTTAGGAGCTAAATTTGTTTGGGAGAAattgaaacatgtttttgaatttttttttttttttaagttttacttTTTCAAAATTTAAATACAGTTCTTACCAAATTTGTCTGACCACCACCAAATGTTTTGAGGCTTTATACCAGTTCTGCCCTAAATTAAGAGTAGTAGTACTGGTAATTACCAGAATCATTTTTTATGCTTATCATATGATTAATCCACCAGTATGCGTAAAATCTCTAATCAAAATTGCGTTGTTAATGCTAAGATATATTTTTTGGAAAACAACATTGTCGATAGTAATATTGATATCCATGAGTTTTCCAATTTACTGCtttagaaaacaaaatataaggCACACTATTATTTTATGATCAAGATGACAAGTTACATTTATATACTTACAGTACTGAAAAGAGAGCACTCTATTTGCCATAAAAAGAATGGCATAAACAAGTTTTTGatgtatttataaaatatttgttcTTCCTCATTTTTTGTGACGTGGTCTAATAAATgtagccttttttaaaaatgatttaattaaCCCAGATCTGTAacaatttgaaataaataatcATATATGTTTATGGCATgcattgtttctttaattttaatattttggtTGTCCAGCATGGTTTTAGTATAGTATTCTCACTGCCACAATTTGATTTGAAATATGtctttaaaacaacatttatgAAATGAGAGGAAATTTGTTACTCACAGCAGTTTCTTAAAATCTTCCACAGGCAACACCGGACTCAAATGGAACAGCTGTAGATGCTCGTGGTCACCGCCCACTACAAAGGGGCAGGGAGACCTTCGCTGGAAATAGATATGCCCCTCCTCCTGTCAGCGGTGGTAGCAggtagagcttttttttttttaataaatgaaataaaaacaatgaaaagaaacaaaatctaATGCAGCCATCCTTATGATATAGATGAAATGTAATTAAATCTTACAGTATAAAATTGGCAATAAAatttcattaataataaaattttgtgaaatacagcaaagtGGCGTGATGTGGTCTGCGGTGCCACTGTAGGGGAGGCggacaaataaatacaaataacaaataatcgctggtatatttgtgtgtgttttgtgttttttaaattatttttttcattaaggTATCGTGGGCGCCCTACTCCTGCTCCAGTTGGTGGCCGACAGATCCAGGAGAAAGTTGAGCAGCCCGAGGCAGGAGGATGTACACATGCTTCAGAGgagatggtaaaaaaaaaagataatagtAACACACATACAATTAAATACAGGCCAGTGGTCTTAGATGATGTCAGGACCAGAATACTTTCCaagaggaaattatgtggtcaCAGTTGCTCCAGTACAGTAAGAAAAGTTGCTAACTAAACACAATTGATACACAATATATTGCGTAGttacaaaatgtaacaaaatagGTTTAATGGATACAAATAGCTCTAATATAAATATCCCAGTATATTGCACAACTATATAGACATTAAGGTGCCCTTATTATTTTACTGTCATACTGTACTTTGATATTTTCTCTGTAggtggtaaatggcctgcatttgtatagcgctttactcagtccctaaggacctcaaagcgctttacactacattcagtcattcacacactggtgaagctacattgtagccacagctgtcctggggcgcactgacagaggcgaggctgccggacactggcgccaccgggccctctgaccaccaccagtaggcaaacatgcccaaggatatttggcatgcagcaaggaggcagcctgggatcgaaccaccgaccttctgattagtggctgacctgctctgccacctgaacTACAGCAGATAGCAACTATTTGGTCCAACTAGTTACTATAATGAAAAGtgaaatgaaaagtaaaaagtgCAAATTTTAGTGTTCAGTTTATTATGaatgtacaaataaaatgcaaagtcTGCCACAATTAGTTGATCAATGTTTGCAATtcgtcttccatgcaaactatgggATAACCGCAGAAAGAAAGCACCATATGCCTATTTGTGACCAGGTTCACCTAGCTGAAAACTAGCAGTTTTCATCAAAACTCTACCAACTGTCCAAAGAATGCACAATTGGTCTGTGTGACTGGGGTGTTCTTGGGAAACTTTTAATTGCTGATGTTAACTGTAGATTTTTATTGCCTTTAAGTTACATCAATAAGCTACTTTGAAGTCAGAAAATTAGAACAAAGTCAAAGAACATGTATTTTAGTGACTCAAGATAAGTTAGCTtaacttgttttgcttttgtccaTCAGGGTGTTTTGTGTCCCACTGGCTGTGATCTAAAGACCACGTTGCTGAAGCAAGAGAGAAATGTCAAGAGGGTAAATCAAACTTATGCAATCATTTAAAGGGCGGTAGTTGTCATCTTTGAGATCTTTCCAAGCAAACATTAGCAAAAGTGTTTGCTGCTATGATTAGCAGAATAAGGTTTGGTTTGGATATGAGTTTAAACAAACTATTGGAAATCATTTACTTTGTGAAAAGACTAAGTTCAACctcctgtattttttttaattttttgcaaCTGTTTTACACAGAGCATTAATGAACTCAAGCCTCAGGTGAATGATTTGTCCCGGTCCTCCAACACTGTCTTCAACTACGTCAATGGCATTTCCAACTCGCTGAGGGAGAGGCAAAGAGTATCTAACGGTGCGAAAGAAATTTGCAATATAacactgaaaatgtaaaaaaaccccaaagatTATTTATAACTATGAcctaattaaattaatttgtacttacattacaaTATATTAATTATAACTAATTGCCAGTAATTCTGCGAGTGTACaagttaataaataaaaaaatacaatgaaatacAGTGAATCAAAtctaattaaatacaaaatttttagAAAGGAAGCAAAAAAAGTTTCTATGGTAACAATTAAACACTATTGGTTTATAATAGTTGTTTCATTAAAAACGCCTGCCTTAAAATAAtatctgaaaatgtgaaatgctgaacatgttttttctgtttccttgtGCTCTTAGACAACAGTAGGGTAGTTAGTCAGTACACCGACCGAGTGGAGGAACAGCACGCCTACATCAAAGAGATAGTGGATACTGTGTTCCCTTCCAATATCAGAGTATTGCAGGTAAATACAAAGTGGCATAGTAGTATACATATAATAGTATAATTATAATGATACAGTGTGTCTTTCAAGTTTAGGAACCATGTAGACTTTATATGATAGAAAATGTGAACAAAAACAGTACAATCAGCCTTGTTCTAATTTATAACATGTCATGACTCCAGGGGGTCCTGGACAAGATCAAGCTGAAGATACAGAAGCTGGAGAAGGCCATCCAGGCCCAGAGGGATGAGTGCAAGACACCGTGCAAGACTAAATGTCCCATACCAGTAGTTTCTGgtaagaaatgacaaaaaaagttAGCGAGAGGCTACTTGCTGTAAACTTAAACGCTTAAGACTATCATGACCTGAATGACTTCCACAGATGTTaaagctttttcttttgtttgttttaggtaAAGAGTGTGAGGACATCTTCCGTCGGGGAGGAGTAGATTCCCAGATGTATATGATCCAGCCTGATGCGTTTTACCCTCCATACAAGGTTTTCTGTGATCAGGCTTCCCAGAATGGAGGTGAGACTTTTCATTGATCCTTACTATGATATAATGGTTTTCAGTTAAGGTTTGTCTTTTTTacatttcctttttaaatttGTTCCCAGGATGGCTTCTTATCCAGAATAGGCTTGACGGCAGTGTTGACTTTGGTCGACGCTGGGACGAATATCGCCGTGGATTTGGAAATATTGCCTTTGATTCTGGCAAGGGTCACTGTGCAACTCCTGGTAAGAGAGTTAAAACACAAGACAAAAATGTACTGTAACCTTTTCTTAATGGTTACACTTATTTCTGGTCAGCTACTGTAATATACCTTCTTACATGCCTACAGGTGAATACTGGCTGGGTAATGACCGTATCAGTCAGCTGACTAAGATGGGCCCAACTGAGGTTCTCATCGAGATGGAGGACTGGACAGGAGCCAAGGTGAGTTTTTAAAGGGATTGGCAGGTGCAAGAAATTATCATAGGATTAGTGAAAAAGTTTAAGCATGATAATTGTAGACTCCTGTGAATTTTAAATGTAGAAATTTGTTTATTTGATAATAAAGCAAATTGTGTACAGTATTGAAttgttgattttaaaaaagaagcaatttcaaaaaaatattttggaaTTTAGGAAATTGGAATTTGCATTAATGGTTAGGGTCTAATAGTTAATTATCAGGAAGACATGAATGCAatattacataaatatttacaAGTGTTTTCACCTACTCCTTCTAATGACTATGTCAGTTAGGAATTAAATTAAAACTGGTTTCTCCTTTTAATCAGGTCCATGCCCAGTACAACCAGTTCACTGTCCAATCAGAGACATCCAACTACGTGCTTGCTGTTGGTGGTTATTCTGGTAATGCTGGCAACTGTTTCCTGGAAGGATCTCTTGAGCTCTTTGGTGAAAACCGTACTATGACCATTCACAATGGCATGATGTTCAGTACCTACGACAGAGACAACGACAACTGGTAGGTatcctaaaaagaaaaaaattaataataaattattacttaaaatataaatactaGAATACTAGCTGTAATAGCTAATTATCCTCttaataaaatgtaaagaaatcaaGTCCATCATAGCATTTTGGGTGACCCACAAATTTACACAACTCAGTCTGTTAAATATGTTCAAAAGGATTTTGATTGCTTTAACAACCCTCTATAAACTAAATGTCGCAGTAGTTAATACATCTACCAGCATCtaaatttaatgtaattaataataacaataataacaataataatgataaataataaatatgtaatAGTATGTAATAAACGTAAATGGTAATAACTCAGATTTAtaatttttcagaaattttAACTTTACTCTTCTCCGTACCAATCAGGACCCCTGGTAATCCCACCAAACAGTGCTCCAAGGAGGATGGAGGTGGCTGGTGGTACAATCGCTGCCACTCAGCCAATCCCAATGGGCGGTACTACATTGGAGGAGCCTACACACGACAGATGGCCAAGCATGGCACAGATGATGGTGTGGTGTGGATGAACTGGAAGGGCAGCTGGTACTCGCTCAAGGCTATTAGCATGAAGATCAGGCCTTACTTTGCCTCCAGATAATCCAAGAATGTCGATGCACATAACATATAAAAGAAGGTGCCAAAATTAATGGTATATGACATGCAGATTTACAAATAACTAACACTAAGTGTCAACAAACTGTAACAAGAACTAAAAAACAAGGCTATAATAATGCAGGAGCAATGCAAGTATTAAAAATATGTTGGGGATGTCAGATAAACTTGTTACCAACAAaactaagagaaaaaaaaaactaatgcgTTGTGAGTAAATATGCTGCGATCTGTCCTTTTTTGTTATGTGTGACAACTATAAGGATGAGTTGATGCAAACTGTCCTCCACTACTCAATAAACACATTGAGGaacatattttattgtttgtgttGATTTTCTTCACTTTAGAAACAAAAATGTctttgctgtttaaatgttcttTTGCTTAAACACTATGAGCTCTTCTGTGACATAAATAAGACAAACCTGGCACAATTGGATTTGTCTGTTCCTTTTGCTGCATACCAAGAAGACTATTAAAGGATTTAtgtgaaaatgaataaaatgtaaaaacactgATTATTTAAATTTTGCAAGTTTTGGAGTTTATAGTTTTTATTATAATTGACAGGGATGATATCGATATCCAGTCATCCAGTAAACTCAAGtaaacataaatacaaaaaatattggTTATCAGACACGAtttaataaaacagaataaGGATAGCAACTTGTAACCATTCAAACATCATTTTCActtacacaaataaaattttgtaAGTTACAGACAGCTATGACTACACAGCGAGGGTAAAGTAATAGTTTTATTGCGTAATCATGGAGTTTGTGAATAACAGAGCACCAAACAGGAGTGCATTGTCTGGATAATGAATGGAGGTAACAGGAGAATTTCTCAGGTTTAAAAGATGCATTGATAAGGCACAAAATTAGTAATACTGTCTACTCCCATCATCctttgaaaaaaagaacagtccACCTCTTCATGTAAAAACACAAGCTAGCTTTTGCTTGTGGGGTGCATTGTCTTGCCTGACAAGGCGGATGCTGTAAAGCATTTCCACTGCCAAATGTGGGAGTGTGCTGAGGGTGTGTTTAGGGCGTTAACAGGTTAATGTCACAATAACATCCACATTAATACCTTGACTCAAAATTTCCCAGCAGAACACAGATTGCATTGTTGACGTCAGTAGTT
It includes:
- the fgb gene encoding fibrinogen beta chain, coding for MSGREKAVWTECDKTNFIKYTMKILLLVYLCVYVAWAQDLEFDNEEDDDLATPDSNGTAVDARGHRPLQRGRETFAGNRYAPPPVSGGSRYRGRPTPAPVGGRQIQEKVEQPEAGGCTHASEEMGVLCPTGCDLKTTLLKQERNVKRSINELKPQVNDLSRSSNTVFNYVNGISNSLRERQRVSNDNSRVVSQYTDRVEEQHAYIKEIVDTVFPSNIRVLQGVLDKIKLKIQKLEKAIQAQRDECKTPCKTKCPIPVVSGKECEDIFRRGGVDSQMYMIQPDAFYPPYKVFCDQASQNGGWLLIQNRLDGSVDFGRRWDEYRRGFGNIAFDSGKGHCATPGEYWLGNDRISQLTKMGPTEVLIEMEDWTGAKVHAQYNQFTVQSETSNYVLAVGGYSGNAGNCFLEGSLELFGENRTMTIHNGMMFSTYDRDNDNWTPGNPTKQCSKEDGGGWWYNRCHSANPNGRYYIGGAYTRQMAKHGTDDGVVWMNWKGSWYSLKAISMKIRPYFASR